One window of the Macrobrachium nipponense isolate FS-2020 chromosome 22, ASM1510439v2, whole genome shotgun sequence genome contains the following:
- the LOC135198726 gene encoding pro-resilin-like: MRTLIVCALLGLAAADKRPPSNGYGPPPSSAYGPPRNGYGVDPAIEALAGNIPGGGVPGEDYPILASVPDTGFDCNAQNVPGYYADTDPEAGCQVFHICQDRPSGRRQQDSFLCPNGTIFNQQYLVCDWWFNFDCDDAESFYSVNELIGVQPYGYGNGNGNGNGNGNNGYASNGNGNGNGNNGYGSNGNGNGKKNGNGNGNGFGANGNGAASAPSNSYDAPSAPSAPSDSYGAPF, from the exons ATGAGGACTCTGATTGTCTGTG CTCTTCTGGGCTTAGCAGCAGCTGATAAGCGTCCTCCAAGCAACGGCTATGGCCCTCCACCAAGCAGTGCCTATGGTCCCCCAAGAAATGGATACGGCGTAGATCCTGCAATTGAAGCCCTGGCTGGGAACATCCCTGGAGGTGGTGTCCCTGGAGAGGACTACCCTATCTTGGCCTCTGTCCCTGATACCGGATTCGACTGCAACGCCCAGAATGTCCCTGGATATTACGCTGACACTGACCCCGAGGCTGGCTGCCAGGTCTTCCACATCTGCCAGGACAGGCCCAGTGGACGCCGTCAGCAGGACTCCTTCCTCTGCCCCAACGGTACCATCTTCAACCAACAGTACCTCGTCTGTGACTGGTGGTTCAACTTCGACTGCGATGACGCCGAATCCTTCTACTCAGTCAACGAACTCATTGGAGTTCAGCCTTATGGTTATGGCAATGGAAATGGTAACGGCAATGGCAATGGTAACAATGGCTATGCCTCAAATGGCAATGGAAACGGTAATGGAAACAACGGGTATGGTTCCAACGGCAACGGAAATGGCAAGAAGAACGGAAATGGAAACGGCAACGGTTTTGGTGCTAATGGTAATGGAGCCGCCTCTGCTCCTAGCAACAGTTACGATGCCCCCTCTGCTCCTTCTGCTCCTTCTGATTCGTATGGAGCTCCTTTCTAA